The window AGTCCTTGTCTCAATTTTAGTGTTTGGCAAGCTTTGGTTCTCATCAATTAGACATTCAAACTCTTTATTACCACTTGGCAAACTCTTTCTTTCATACCCTATATAACTGCCAATATCTTTTGTATAAGGGTCTACATAAAAAGTACTATGTTTACCTGACATTATCATTATGTGGACACCATCTGTACCAATACTAATTTTTGCAACAGCAGTTGGGTCACTTATCCCCTGTGCTGAATAAGAGTTAATTTGATTAAATTTAGTACTAAGCTTAGTACTAAAATTAGAATCTTCTTTTATAGAAAATTTAGCTAATTCCCCACCTACAGAAGGCAATAAAATAACTTTTTGTTTAGATTTAGAAACATCAGACAATGAACCCCTAAAATCATTTAAATTTAAAGTATAAATATCGAATTTATTAGGGATCGTTTTTCTAACCTTTAGCTCAGATTTAGAAAATATCTTTTCTGAATTAACTTGTTTCTTCCACAATGTTTGTGCATTCGTCATCGAAAAGCAAAACAAGAAAATTAATAAAGTAATTTTTTTCATAATAATTAAAATTAGTATATCTAGCAAAAATATGAATTGCTATAATTTATAAAAAAGGTATATTTGTACCAAAGTTATGAATAAAAACATCCACTTAAAAGATTTATCTCAAAAAGATTACAAAGACACTTGGGATTACCAAACAGTTTTACTACAAGAAACAGTAAATATTAAGTTTGATAACCGTAAAAACGAGCAAAAAAAACCAACTCAAAATCACTTTCTTTTTGTTGAGCATCCACACGTTTACACTCTTGGTAAAAGCGGAGATTTAAGTAATCTTTTATTAAATGAAAAACAACTTGAAGAAAAAGGCGCTGTTTTCTATAAAATAAATCGTGGTGGTGATATTACTTATCATGGTCCTGGGCAAATAGTTGGGTATCCTATTTTGGATTTAGAAAATTTTTTTACAGATATTCATAAATACCTTCGTTTACTTGAAGAAGTTATCATTTTAACCATTGCTGAATACGGTTTAAAAGGCGAAAGAAGCGAAGGAGAAACCGGAGTTTGGCTAGATGTAGGAACACCTTTTGCTCGTAAAATCTGTGCCATGGGAATTAGATCAAGTAGATGGGTAACCATGCATGGATTTGCATTAAACGCAAACACAAATCTCGGCTATTTTGATAATATTATTCCATGTGGAATTAAAGGTAAAGCTGTAACTTCAATGGAAGCAGAACTTGGCACAAAAGTAAACGCAGAAGAAGTAAAATTAAAAATTTTAAAACACTTTAAAGTGCTTTTTGAGGTTGACAAGTTTATCCAGAATTAATTATTTATAAAATCTTCAAATAGTAATAGACTTTCTTTTGGACTTTCCTCCATTGGAACATGACCTGAGTTTTTTACTATTATTAATTTAGAATTTGGCATTAAACTATCCATTCTTTTTCCATTATCTAGCGGAATCCAATTGTCATTTTCTCCCCAAATTAATAAAGTTTTATTTTTGATACTTTTCAACTTTTCTAAATTTGAATTATCTCCTAATTTAAAATCGGTTTTAGCCCTATCAATAAAGGCTTTTCTATTCCCTTCTCTTAAAGCCATTTCATGATAACGCGTAATTAAATCTTCAGAAATTTTTGAATCATCTTCATAAACTTGCTCAATATTATCTTTAATAACAGCTCTTGGAGTTACATATAAAAACATTGAATTTACAATAGGCGTTTTTGCCATTTTAAAAATCCATGGTTGCGGTTTATTTGTTGGCAAACCTGATGCGTCAACTAAAACTAATTTCTTAACAGCCTCAGGATTTTCAGCAGTAAAATTCCAAGCAATATTTCCTCCCAAAGAATTCCCAACTAAATACATACTATCTAATTCAGCTTTATGTAGAAATTTAGTTAAAAAATTAGTGTAATTTTCTATTGAATAATCTCCGTTAGAATTTGCTCCCGTTAAACCAAAAGCTGGTAAATCCATTCTTACAACTCTGTGCTTCTCTTTCAATTTTGAAGCCCAATAATCCCAAGTATGTAAAGACGCTCCGGTTCCATGAATTAACACAATTGGCATTCCTTTTCCTTCGTCTCTGTAATGCACTTGCATACCATCAATTTCTACAAATTTCGAATGTTCATTTGCATATTTCTCTTTTAAAACTTCAACAGAAATATCAGAATAAACAGCTCCTTTTATCAACAGGATTAGACCAATAAGAATTGCATAGAAAAGATATTTCTTTTTAGAATTTTTCTTCATAATTATTTTATAATCTTATATAAAATAGGCTTACTTGGTGTTGCATCATTTTCAAAAGGCGCAATCATTAAATTTAATAAATACTCACCATCTTCTACTGAATTTGGCACATAAATAAACTCCGTTATAGTAGCATCCATTCTTAATTTACCTGCGGTATTCCAGAAAGCATTATGAGATAAAAGGTTACCATCATCTTTTTCCTTGTCTACAGATGGTAAGTCAATTAATAAATGTTTTATTCCTTTTTCTCTTAAATAAATAGCTGCTTTTTCAGACAAATAAGTTGGATTTGTATTAGAATATCTCATACTCTTTTTATCTTCTAAGTTGGGTAAAGTTCTTATTACAATCGCATCTCGTTTTTTATTTCTCAAAGCATTACTCAACTGTTTAACTCCAATAATAAAATCTCCATTATGAAACAAAGGTGCAATCGTAACTACTTCCGCTAGAAAGATGTAATATTTTAAATTTTTATTTACAGAATGTACTTCTTCAGTTATATGACCAACACATTCTGTATGTGTAACATGAGAATGTGGATTAAAATGAATATTATTAAAATTAACAACAGCTCCTTCTGAAACTTTTATCTTTTCTCCATCCATTTCTTCAGGAAAAATTTTTGGATCTTCTATGTACCAAGCATTTACATTTTCCTTTGAAACATCTATAGGAATTGAAATATCTATTGGATTAGATATATTTACTTCAATTTTTCTAGAGTTATATTCTATTATCGCTTTCATGCTATACTTTTCTTTTTTTTTATAAAAACCTAATTTACCATAAATAAATCTGCTGAAATACCATCTGATAAAAATTTACCTTTTAAAGTAGTTTTTAAAATTCGATTTTCAATATACAATAATTCTTGTTTTATATATTTTTCTGATTGATTTTTTAAGTATTCAACAAAATCGTTACCAAAATCAGTTTTAATTTTATCTAAAGAAACTCCCCAAATAGTTCTTAAACCTGTCATTATATATTCGTTATAACCATCGGTTTTCGATAGAGTTTCTCTTTCAATTGGTAATTGATTCTCTTGAATCGATTTTATATATTTTGAATTGTTTCTCACATTCCAACTTCGTTGAATTCCATCAAAAGAATGTGCTGAAGGACCAATTCCTAAATAACTTTTACCTAACCAATATGCCGAATTATTTTTACTAAAAAAACCTTCTTTACCAAAGTTAGACAACTCGTAATGCACAAAGTTTTTTTTCTTTAATTCTTCAATTAAAATATGAAATTGTTCTGAAGCTTTTTCCTCGTCAACGTTTTTAACTTTCCCTTTTGCAATTAACTTTTCTAAAACTGTTTTTGGCTCAACTGTTAATGCATAACTTGAAATATGTGGAATTCCATAACTCAAAACAGTCTTAATATTCTCTCTCCATTCATCATTTGTACAATCTGGAATTCCATAAATTAAATCGACTGAAATGTTATCAAAGTAACGAACAGCAACAGATAAGCTATTTTTTGCTTCTTCAGAATTA of the Tenacibaculum todarodis genome contains:
- a CDS encoding alpha/beta fold hydrolase, which produces MKKNSKKKYLFYAILIGLILLIKGAVYSDISVEVLKEKYANEHSKFVEIDGMQVHYRDEGKGMPIVLIHGTGASLHTWDYWASKLKEKHRVVRMDLPAFGLTGANSNGDYSIENYTNFLTKFLHKAELDSMYLVGNSLGGNIAWNFTAENPEAVKKLVLVDASGLPTNKPQPWIFKMAKTPIVNSMFLYVTPRAVIKDNIEQVYEDDSKISEDLITRYHEMALREGNRKAFIDRAKTDFKLGDNSNLEKLKSIKNKTLLIWGENDNWIPLDNGKRMDSLMPNSKLIIVKNSGHVPMEESPKESLLLFEDFINN
- the lipB gene encoding lipoyl(octanoyl) transferase LipB encodes the protein MNKNIHLKDLSQKDYKDTWDYQTVLLQETVNIKFDNRKNEQKKPTQNHFLFVEHPHVYTLGKSGDLSNLLLNEKQLEEKGAVFYKINRGGDITYHGPGQIVGYPILDLENFFTDIHKYLRLLEEVIILTIAEYGLKGERSEGETGVWLDVGTPFARKICAMGIRSSRWVTMHGFALNANTNLGYFDNIIPCGIKGKAVTSMEAELGTKVNAEEVKLKILKHFKVLFEVDKFIQN
- a CDS encoding cyclase family protein; translated protein: MKAIIEYNSRKIEVNISNPIDISIPIDVSKENVNAWYIEDPKIFPEEMDGEKIKVSEGAVVNFNNIHFNPHSHVTHTECVGHITEEVHSVNKNLKYYIFLAEVVTIAPLFHNGDFIIGVKQLSNALRNKKRDAIVIRTLPNLEDKKSMRYSNTNPTYLSEKAAIYLREKGIKHLLIDLPSVDKEKDDGNLLSHNAFWNTAGKLRMDATITEFIYVPNSVEDGEYLLNLMIAPFENDATPSKPILYKIIK
- the hemW gene encoding radical SAM family heme chaperone HemW, giving the protein MSGIYIHIPFCKQACNYCDFHFSTSLKKKDELISCLIKEVELRKDELQNSTIETIYFGGGTPSLLSASEIELLINSVYDNFNVVENPEITLEANPDDLSEEKIIELSKSPINRLSIGVQSFLEKDLKLMNRAHNSEEAKNSLSVAVRYFDNISVDLIYGIPDCTNDEWRENIKTVLSYGIPHISSYALTVEPKTVLEKLIAKGKVKNVDEEKASEQFHILIEELKKKNFVHYELSNFGKEGFFSKNNSAYWLGKSYLGIGPSAHSFDGIQRSWNVRNNSKYIKSIQENQLPIERETLSKTDGYNEYIMTGLRTIWGVSLDKIKTDFGNDFVEYLKNQSEKYIKQELLYIENRILKTTLKGKFLSDGISADLFMVN